A section of the Centroberyx gerrardi isolate f3 chromosome 8, fCenGer3.hap1.cur.20231027, whole genome shotgun sequence genome encodes:
- the LOC139912061 gene encoding uncharacterized protein LOC139912061: MDRMSVFAQGLGLARRAPRVDQGPHPQDSQSPVIPVVPDHPTPSLVDGEPILSSGDTHLFSQAAVTITPTVSFINGKHEITLEPQSPDGKEAKGDQVVTNMTALGASDEMTTVFDYNLTDLLVDSSLESTEEPFSSTSIPTSTIITDVDDYDPYLIPIVESIPPHIVPEEDELTTKGPAQTDTTSDVTQTEKSEDQSSVSATTELHTATVKAETTEESKSTSAAPAVEDPTQSASQTVFTPTSDDADGKTPTSTSDAESSTQDVEEGTVQESQTPKESASSTLTPSITSGPTSPGEKVKTEITPATGSTDSSSLASTPAESAESTVTSQGGTTASQMPSVSSTEKDTIGILSTPVEEGSGAQTLEMFTTRPPSSRNEQISLETTSSSSLSPADKTDQPTVESEVTSQTRETTGTDKTSVPDTDEPEQTSSPTSRDETTPIPSEESIATTASPLYNAIEMIKTTMASFTDFFSQYTTQDASVLTELPDQKVKTSEEASITPGVTNEASSSVATSISPLPSTVKPDESISTTISAVDISKQQSVASSVLTSAVTAATSSYSSEKTAEKTSTLMSPVTPEATSVLASIDEDTSGDQTTDLSTKETAATIASSLFSTEKTTSLPAEEQESAVTGQTEKPSVTPITDKTEESSILTPTDEDGSGDQTPDMLIQTSPVTAISSLYSTEKPTSVSSETQESVATSQTEKAPVTPEASSTHSTTDESSGEQTSDIFTKETVTVTASSMFTTEKPETDTATVLTSAVTAASSSFSSENPTERTSTLISPVTPETSSILASTDEDSSSRKTTNLSTKETAATTASSLFSTEKPTTLPAEEQESAVTGQTEKPSVTPITDKTEESSVLTPTNEDIDISSDHTFDFTGESLLVATTVSSMYSTETPAVTASGETEGTDTSKATVTAASSLYSTEKPTSVFPETQESVGTSQTEKAPVTPEESSIQSITDESSSEQTSDMSTEEMVTVTASSMLTTEKSETDTAGVFTSTVTTTSSSYSSDKPAERTSTLMSPVTPEASSVLASTDEDSSGDKKTDLSTKETAATTASSLFSTEKTTALPAEEQESAVTGQTEKPSVTPITDKTEESSVLTPTDEDGSGDQTPDMLIQTSPVTAVSSLYSTEKPTSVTPETQESVATSPPVTPEESSIQSTTDESLGEKTSDMSTKHIATVTASSIFITEKPETDAATGSTSAVTAASSSYSSEKTAERTSTLMSPVTPEH; the protein is encoded by the exons ATGGACAGGATGTCTGTCTTTGCTCAGGGCCTTGGCTTAGCTCGGAGAGCTCCGAGAG ttgaCCAGGGTCCACATCCACAGGATTCTCAGTCCCCTGTCATCCCAGTGGTGCCTGACCATCCCACCCCTTCCTTGGTGGACGGTGAGCCCATCCTGAGCAGTGGCGACACACACCTCTTCTCCCAAGCTGCTGTCACCATCACTCCAACTGTTAGCTTTATCAATGGCAAACATGAGATCACACTGGAGCCACAGAGCCCAGATGGAAAAGAGGCCAAAGGTGACCAGGTTGTGACAAACATGACAGCCCTGGGAGCAAGTGATGAGATGACCACAGTGTTTGATTATAATTTGACTGATCTCCTCGTTGATAGCTCCCTTGAATCCACAGAAGAACCTTTCTCATCCACATCAATACCGACCTCTACAATTATCACAGATGTTGATGATTATGACCCCTATCTAATCCCAATTGTTGAATCAATACCTCCTCACATAGTCCCTGAAGAGGATGAGCTGACCACAAAAGGccctgcacagacagacacaacctCAGATGTGACTCAGACAGAGAAGTCCGAGGATCAATCCTCAGTTTCTGCTACAACCGAGCTTCACACAGCCACAGTTAAAGCTGAAACCACAGAGGAATCAAAGAGCAcatctgctgctccagctgttgaaGACCCCACTCAATCCGCTTCACAGACTGTGTTCACTCCCACCTCTGATGACGCTGATGGGAAAACACCAACATCAACGAGTGACGCAGAGAGCTCCACTCAAGATGTGGAAGAAGGCACAGTTCAGGAGTCCCAAACCCCTAAAGAATCTGCCAGCAGCACACTGACTCCTTCAATAACTAGTGGCCCGACCTCTCCTGGAGAGAAAGTTAAGACTGAGATAACACCAGCTACAGGAAGCACTGACTCATCTTCTCTAGCATCTACCCCAGCTGAGTCTGCAGAGAGTACAGTGACAAGTCAGGGAGGAACAACAGCCAGCCAAATGCCCTCTGTCTCATCTACTGAGAAAGATACAATTGGTATTCTCTCTACACCAGTGGAGGAGGGTTCAGGGGCCCAAACACTAGAAATGTTTACAACCAGACCTCCATCATCCAGGAATGAACAGATTTCTCTAGAGACAACATCATCTTCAAGTTTAAGCCCTGCAGATAAAACGGATCAACCTACAGTGGAGAGTGAAGTAACATCACAAACAAGAGAGACAACAGGCACAGATAAAACATCAGTTCCTGACACTGATGAGCCAGAACAGACCTCATCACCCACTTCACGAGATGAGACAACCCCCATTCCCTCTGAGGAATCCATTGCAACAACTGCTTCTCCCTTATACAATGCTATTGAAATGATCAAGACAACAATGGCCTCTTTTACCGATTTTTTCAGCCAATACACAACACAGGATGCATCAGTACTAACTGAATTACCTGACCAAAAAGTGAAGACAAGTGAGGAAGCATCAATTACCCCTGGTGTTACAAATGAGGCGAGTTCATCTGTTGCCACATCCATCTCTCCACTCCCTAGCACAGTCAAACCAGATGAGTCTATTTCAACCACGATATCTGCAGTGGATATCTCCAAACAACAATCAGTAGCATCCTCTGTTTTAACCTCTGCTgttactgcagctacttcttcATACAGCTctgaaaaaacagcagaaaagacAAGCACATTAATGTCCCCAGTCACTCCAGAGGCAACTTCTGTACTCGCCTCTATAGATGAAGACACCTCAGGTGATCAAACAACTGATCTGTCGACTAAAGAGACTGCAGCTACCATAGCCTCCTCTTTATTTAGCACTGAGAAGACAACATCACTACCAGCTGAAGAACAAGAGAGTGCTGTCACAGGTCAGACAGAAAAGCCCTCAGTGACTCCTATTACTGACAAGACAGAGGAAAGTTCTATTCTCACTCCTACAGATGAAGATGGCTCAGGTGACCAAACCCCTGATATGTTAATTCAGACCTCTCCTGTCACAGCTATATCTTCTCTGTACAGCACTGAGAAACCAACGTCAGTGTCATCTGAAACACAAGAGAGTGTTGCCACaagtcagacagagaaagcaCCAGTTACACCAGAGGCAAGTTCTACTCACTCAACAACAGATGAGAGCTCAGGTGAACAAACATCTGATATATTCACTAAAGAGACTGTAACGGTAACAGCTTCTTCCATGTTCACCACTGAGAAACCAGAAACGGATACAGCTACTGTTTTAACCTCTGCTGTTACTGCAGCTTCATCTTCATTCAGCTCTGAAAACCCAACAGAAAGGACCAGCACATTAATATCTCCAGTCACTCCAGAGACAAGTTCTATACTTGCCTCTACAGATGAAGACAGCTCAAGTAGGAAAACAACTAATCTGTCGACTAAAGAGACTGCAGCTACCACAGCCTCCTCTTTATTTAGCACTGAGAAGCCAACAACATTACCAGCTGAAGAACAAGAGAGTGCTGTCACAGGTCAGACAGAGAAGCCCTCAGTAACCCCTATTACTGACAAGACAGAGGAAAGTTCTGTTCTCACTCCTACAAATGAAGATATAGACATTTCTAGTGACCATACCTTTGATTTCACTGGAGAGTCACTACTTGTAGCAACCACAGTCTCTTCAATGTACAGCACAGAGACACCAGCAGTGACAGCATCAGGTGAAACTGAGGGAACTGATACTTCAAAGGCAACTGTTACTGCTGCTTCCTCACTCTACAGTACTGAGAAACCAACATCAGTGTTCCCTGAAACACAGGAGAGTGTTGGCACAAGTCAGACAGAGAAGGCACCAGTTACACCAGAGGAAAGTTCTATTCAATCAATAACAGATGAGAGTTCAAGTGAACAAACATCTGATATGTCCACTGAAGAGATGGTAACGGTAACAGCTTCTTCCATGCTCACCACTGAGAAATCAGAAACTGATACAGCTGGTGTATTTACCTCTACTGTTACTACAACTTCATCTTCATACAGCTCTGACAAACCAGCAGAAAGGACAAGTACATTAATGTCCCCAGTTACTCCAGAGGCAAGTTCTGTACTCGCCTCTACAGATGAAGACAGCTCAGGTGATAAAAAAACTGATCTGTCGACTAAAGAGACTGCAGCTACCACAGCCTCCTCTTTATTTAGCACTGAGAAGACAACAGCACTACCAGCTGAAGAACAAGAGAGTGCTGTCACAGGCCAGACAGAAAAGCCTTCAGTGACTCCTATTACTGACAAGACAGAGGAAAGTTCTGTTCTCACTCCTACAGATGAAGATGGCTCAGGTGACCAAACCCCTGATATGTTAATTCAGACCTCTCCTGTCACAGCTGTATCTTCTCTGTACAGCACTGAGAAACCAACATCAGTGACACCTGAAACACAAGAGAGTGTTGCTACAAGTCCACCAGTGACACCAGAGGAAAGTTCTATTCAATCAACAACAGATGAGAGCTTGGGTGAAAAAACATCTGATATGTCGACTAAACACATTGCAACTGTAACAGCTTCTTCCATTTTCATCACTGAGAAACCAGAAACTGATGCAGCTACTGGTTCAACCTCTGCTGTTACTGCAGCTTCATCTTCATACAGCTctgaaaaaacagcagaaaggACCAGCACATTAATGTCCCCAGTCACCCCAGAA CACTGA